The Tautonia rosea genome includes a window with the following:
- a CDS encoding CAP domain-containing protein: MARPTMRRSLRLETLEARKLLSADVTGEQQLMLELINEALINPESAAERVEQGLTRGAITAITQDGNSVDSVISEIAASDSRPPVAWDPSLADAAKRHTEYQIRLGTQTHDGPKGLESVTDRVIAAGYTNPDAVAENIIYGVDSSEHAMRAFLADYGPGNAHNPHRENILQNDPRTESHQDVGVAIVPVEVSIDRSTPFGSPAPTTETKLVVTQVFARKDEAAPKILGVVFDDANNDQFYDLGEGVSNAKVTITNAGTGQSSSVSTWSSGGYQAEVAPGLHQVEVRVNDRLVGRRDVVVGRENTKIDFRVNESPRSGLQMPVASAPRSTTMSPVRPSIAPAPQRSVTLNSAPAPAPAPAPAAQITTQTPVRTQFTSSLVSSRVRTPEQPPAAPPTISPASLDPTVINANVIAASRVDARPATRETRPVSAARPNPTESTESSSAITLLKSSLSSIRSWRIAESSSADTSETTSSSSSR, translated from the coding sequence ATGGCTCGCCCCACGATGCGACGATCGCTTCGGTTGGAGACTTTGGAAGCCCGCAAGCTCCTGTCTGCCGATGTGACCGGCGAACAGCAACTGATGCTGGAACTGATCAACGAGGCCTTGATCAATCCCGAGTCGGCGGCCGAGCGGGTGGAACAAGGTTTGACCCGAGGGGCCATCACGGCGATCACTCAGGACGGCAACTCGGTCGATTCCGTCATTTCCGAGATCGCTGCTTCCGACTCCCGGCCTCCGGTTGCCTGGGACCCTTCGCTTGCCGACGCGGCCAAGCGGCACACGGAATATCAGATTCGACTCGGCACTCAGACTCACGACGGCCCGAAAGGGCTTGAATCTGTGACCGACCGCGTGATCGCGGCTGGGTACACGAATCCGGACGCCGTCGCCGAGAATATCATCTATGGCGTCGATTCCTCCGAGCACGCCATGCGGGCCTTCCTGGCCGACTACGGGCCTGGCAACGCTCACAACCCGCACCGAGAGAACATTCTGCAGAACGACCCGAGAACTGAAAGCCATCAGGATGTCGGGGTGGCCATTGTGCCGGTTGAAGTCTCGATCGATCGCTCCACCCCGTTCGGCTCACCTGCTCCGACCACGGAGACGAAGCTGGTCGTCACCCAGGTCTTCGCCCGCAAGGACGAGGCCGCCCCGAAGATTCTCGGCGTGGTCTTCGACGACGCAAACAACGACCAGTTCTACGATCTCGGCGAAGGGGTTTCGAACGCCAAGGTCACAATCACCAACGCGGGCACCGGCCAGTCGTCCAGCGTGAGCACCTGGTCCTCCGGCGGCTACCAGGCCGAGGTAGCCCCTGGACTCCATCAGGTCGAAGTCCGCGTGAACGACCGCCTTGTCGGAAGACGAGACGTGGTGGTGGGCCGAGAAAACACCAAGATCGACTTCCGAGTGAATGAGAGCCCCCGATCCGGCTTGCAGATGCCCGTGGCCAGCGCCCCTCGATCAACAACGATGAGTCCCGTCCGTCCCTCCATCGCTCCCGCTCCTCAGAGATCTGTGACTCTCAATTCGGCTCCGGCTCCGGCTCCGGCTCCGGCCCCGGCGGCCCAGATCACGACCCAGACTCCAGTTCGTACGCAATTCACCTCTTCTCTGGTTTCTTCACGGGTTCGGACTCCGGAGCAACCTCCCGCGGCTCCTCCGACCATCTCGCCGGCGAGCCTTGATCCGACCGTGATCAATGCGAACGTGATCGCTGCTTCCCGCGTCGATGCTCGACCTGCCACGAGAGAGACTCGTCCGGTGAGCGCTGCTCGGCCCAACCCAACGGAGTCGACCGAGAGCTCCTCGGCGATCACACTCCTCAAGTCGAGCCTTAGCAGTATCCGGTCCTGGAGGATCGCCGAAAGCTCGTCAGCCGACACGTCGGAAACGACCTCGTCCTCGTCGAGTCGGTAA
- a CDS encoding DUF4058 family protein: MPSPFPGMNPYLEQEGIWQGFHAKFLAAIGEGIVAQVRPDYVVELEEHLFVHEVPPDELRRLIGRADVSVAGGPGGLAAGLAVAEAPATVELAIQEVERLPYLEIRDRRGREVVAVVELLSPSNKRAGPDRARYLAKRAELLYSPAHLVEIDLLRGGEPMPMERRPACLYSLLISRADDRPRAGFWPIGLRDRLPEIGIPLRTPHPGARIDLQAMLDRVYDSWGYDDFLYDGRPEPPLGPEDAAWAAAIVPRPLAEPNPNAPAPPDLS, from the coding sequence ATGCCCTCCCCCTTCCCCGGCATGAATCCGTATCTAGAGCAGGAGGGGATCTGGCAAGGGTTCCACGCCAAGTTCCTGGCGGCGATTGGCGAGGGGATCGTCGCGCAGGTCCGGCCGGATTATGTCGTCGAGCTGGAGGAGCACCTATTCGTCCACGAGGTCCCTCCTGATGAGCTGAGGCGCTTGATTGGCCGGGCCGATGTCTCCGTCGCTGGTGGGCCTGGCGGCCTGGCTGCGGGGCTCGCGGTGGCCGAGGCGCCTGCGACAGTCGAGCTTGCGATCCAGGAGGTCGAACGGCTCCCTTATCTGGAGATCCGGGACCGCCGGGGTCGGGAGGTCGTCGCCGTCGTCGAATTGTTGAGCCCGTCGAACAAGCGAGCCGGCCCCGATCGCGCCCGGTATCTCGCGAAGCGGGCTGAATTGCTCTATAGCCCTGCCCACCTGGTCGAAATCGACCTTCTCCGAGGTGGCGAGCCGATGCCGATGGAGAGGAGGCCCGCTTGCCTCTACTCTCTTTTGATCAGCCGAGCCGACGACCGCCCCCGGGCCGGCTTCTGGCCGATCGGTCTGCGAGACCGGCTCCCCGAGATCGGCATCCCCCTTCGGACGCCGCACCCCGGCGCCCGGATCGATCTTCAAGCCATGCTCGACCGCGTCTATGATTCCTGGGGCTACGACGACTTCCTCTACGACGGACGCCCCGAGCCTCCGCTCGGCCCCGAAGACGCCGCCTGGGCCGCCGCGATCGTCCCTCGACCTCTTGCCGAACCAAACCCAAACGCTCCTGCCCCCCCGGACCTCTCATGA
- a CDS encoding tetratricopeptide repeat protein, protein MTDPIQRDYERAQEFLAEGQFQKVLAVLTRMRDQDENDPRTIEIAGDLAKEHGDLDEAEQLYLRLDDFKDDPEVRGIGQLSLGFLSLEQDDSRAACERFAEACRWFNDARAIDHLTLAFGALGQARAGRGEYREAVNAFRSLIQAANQWEEPEELAGPVAEATRQLADVLRLLGELDEAESTFRDAIARFEDFEHLEGKANCLDGLGIIAQIRGRYDEAETLHLKALKINKLLDHEEGMSVNYGNLTMLNLHRKDLDRAERYARKALKIDRRLENANGVAHFYNLLGQIETDREHFQSAEDAFTKAEKLYRSCGDREDLASVTSHFGVLYRKWGRLDEAEARTLNAMTMAEEMSHGDGLAATHDELALIRKSQGRIDEARALWLKALALYEELQSRRMIAEVRAQLEQLDAESP, encoded by the coding sequence GTGACCGACCCCATTCAACGCGATTACGAACGTGCTCAGGAGTTCCTCGCCGAGGGCCAGTTTCAAAAGGTGCTAGCGGTCTTGACTCGGATGAGGGACCAGGACGAGAACGACCCCCGAACCATCGAAATTGCCGGCGACCTGGCGAAGGAACATGGCGATCTCGACGAGGCGGAGCAGCTCTATCTTCGGCTCGACGACTTCAAGGATGATCCGGAAGTCCGGGGTATCGGTCAGCTCAGTCTGGGATTCCTTTCCCTTGAGCAAGACGATTCCAGGGCCGCCTGTGAACGATTCGCGGAGGCCTGCCGTTGGTTCAATGATGCCCGAGCGATCGATCACTTGACGCTCGCATTCGGTGCTCTGGGACAGGCACGCGCGGGTCGTGGCGAATATCGTGAGGCGGTCAACGCCTTTCGCTCGCTCATCCAGGCGGCGAATCAGTGGGAAGAACCCGAGGAGCTTGCGGGACCCGTCGCCGAGGCAACCCGGCAACTAGCCGATGTCCTTCGCCTACTCGGCGAGCTTGACGAGGCGGAATCCACCTTTCGCGATGCGATCGCGCGATTCGAAGACTTCGAACATCTGGAAGGCAAGGCCAACTGCCTCGATGGCCTCGGCATTATCGCTCAGATCCGAGGTCGCTATGACGAAGCGGAAACGCTTCATTTAAAAGCCTTGAAGATCAACAAACTTCTGGATCACGAAGAAGGAATGAGCGTCAACTACGGTAACCTGACGATGCTCAACCTCCATCGGAAGGATCTGGACCGCGCCGAGCGTTACGCCCGCAAGGCACTGAAGATCGACCGTCGGCTGGAGAACGCCAACGGGGTTGCCCATTTCTATAATCTTCTTGGACAGATCGAGACGGATCGCGAGCACTTCCAGTCCGCCGAGGACGCCTTCACGAAGGCCGAGAAACTCTACCGTTCTTGCGGCGATCGGGAAGATCTGGCCAGCGTGACCAGTCATTTCGGCGTGCTCTATCGCAAGTGGGGTCGGCTTGACGAAGCGGAAGCCAGGACCCTGAATGCCATGACGATGGCCGAGGAGATGAGTCACGGCGACGGCCTTGCTGCCACTCATGACGAGCTCGCCCTGATCCGCAAGTCTCAGGGACGAATCGACGAGGCCCGAGCGCTCTGGTTGAAGGCCCTCGCCCTCTACGAAGAACTCCAATCCCGGCGCATGATTGCCGAGGTTCGCGCGCAACTCGAACAGCTCGATGCGGAATCGCCCTGA
- a CDS encoding phospho-sugar mutase: MSTAQDDSVARVAQATAEGKLSESAAKNIRRWLIESPFAPHRDRLRADIEQQRWRELDDAFFAVLEFGTGGRRGRMYPIGTNVLNERTIAESARGLADYVTSRKGSDAKRSCVIARDARRNSKEFAECCARVLAAAGFTVYLFPEPRSTPLLSFAVRHLGCDGGIMITASHNPPSDNGFKCYASTGGQVIPPDDSGIIACVEAVSEREIPEVSMEQGLKDGSIQLVGEQIDRAFIAAVVSQSVSDARNASIVYTPMHGVGESACGEALRAAGFAKVNVLESQRQPDPDFSNVPGHVANPEVPRTLEPAIEEARRTGADLVIASDPDADRIGVALPVGPSSAGAWTTLTGNQIGALLAAFVVDQCQKAGSLRPDHYMITTLVSTPMTRSIAEQAGIRMEDNLLVGFKWIGQRIDRAGPSNFLFGFEESHGYLRGTHVRDKDAAVAALLFAELVATLKERDQTVLDYLDELYRKHGHYGEALINKVYEGRTGLEKIRSLMAALREDPPLQIGGLAVTRVDDYGRHESRRPGSSASPTPLPEPSGDLLIFTLDAPGTRFAARPSGTEPKIKFYLFARTDTSGLADGASVDTAKAETAQRLEQMAEDIHRYIASKVPEK, from the coding sequence ATGTCTACGGCTCAGGACGACTCCGTGGCTCGCGTTGCTCAGGCGACGGCTGAGGGAAAGCTCTCCGAGTCGGCGGCCAAGAACATTCGCCGCTGGCTGATTGAGTCGCCGTTCGCTCCCCACCGCGATCGGCTCCGAGCCGACATTGAGCAGCAGCGCTGGCGAGAGCTGGACGACGCCTTTTTCGCTGTCCTCGAATTCGGGACCGGAGGACGCCGAGGCCGGATGTACCCGATCGGCACGAACGTCCTGAACGAGCGCACCATTGCCGAGAGCGCCCGAGGCTTGGCCGATTACGTCACCTCTCGCAAAGGATCAGACGCGAAGCGGTCGTGCGTGATCGCCCGGGATGCCCGGCGCAACTCGAAGGAGTTTGCCGAGTGCTGCGCCCGGGTCCTGGCCGCGGCTGGCTTCACCGTTTACCTCTTTCCCGAGCCGCGATCGACCCCCCTGCTCTCCTTTGCCGTCCGGCATCTCGGGTGCGATGGCGGGATCATGATCACCGCCTCGCACAACCCGCCCTCGGACAACGGCTTCAAGTGCTACGCGAGCACAGGCGGTCAGGTGATCCCCCCCGACGACTCGGGGATCATCGCCTGCGTTGAGGCCGTCTCCGAGCGGGAGATTCCCGAAGTCTCGATGGAGCAAGGACTCAAGGACGGCTCAATCCAGCTCGTCGGCGAGCAGATCGATCGCGCCTTCATCGCCGCCGTCGTCTCTCAATCGGTTTCCGACGCAAGGAATGCCTCGATCGTCTACACGCCAATGCACGGCGTTGGTGAGTCGGCCTGCGGCGAGGCGCTTCGGGCGGCCGGGTTCGCGAAGGTTAACGTCCTGGAATCGCAGCGCCAGCCCGACCCTGACTTCTCAAACGTCCCCGGCCACGTCGCCAATCCCGAGGTCCCCCGGACGCTCGAACCGGCGATTGAAGAGGCCCGCCGCACGGGAGCCGATCTGGTGATCGCCAGCGACCCGGATGCCGACCGGATCGGCGTGGCCCTGCCGGTCGGTCCCTCGTCGGCCGGAGCCTGGACAACGTTGACCGGCAACCAGATTGGTGCCCTGCTCGCGGCCTTCGTCGTCGATCAATGTCAGAAGGCCGGGAGCCTTCGCCCCGATCACTACATGATCACCACGCTGGTCAGCACGCCGATGACCCGGTCGATCGCCGAGCAGGCCGGGATCAGGATGGAAGACAACCTGCTTGTCGGGTTCAAGTGGATCGGGCAGCGGATCGACCGCGCCGGGCCGTCGAATTTCCTCTTCGGTTTCGAGGAGTCGCACGGCTACCTCCGCGGAACGCATGTCCGCGACAAGGATGCCGCCGTCGCGGCCTTGCTCTTTGCCGAGCTGGTCGCCACCCTCAAGGAGCGTGATCAGACCGTCCTCGACTATCTCGATGAGCTTTACCGCAAGCATGGTCATTACGGCGAGGCCCTGATCAACAAGGTCTATGAAGGGCGCACCGGCCTGGAAAAGATCCGATCGCTCATGGCCGCGCTCCGCGAAGACCCGCCCTTGCAGATTGGCGGTCTGGCGGTTACTCGCGTCGACGACTACGGCCGCCACGAATCGCGGCGCCCGGGCTCAAGTGCCTCACCAACCCCCCTGCCCGAGCCGTCTGGCGACCTGCTCATCTTCACGCTCGACGCTCCCGGCACCCGGTTTGCCGCTCGACCCTCCGGAACCGAGCCGAAGATCAAATTCTACCTCTTCGCTCGGACCGACACCTCGGGCCTTGCCGACGGCGCAAGCGTCGACACCGCCAAGGCCGAGACCGCCCAGCGGCTGGAGCAGATGGCTGAGGACATCCACCGATACATCGCCTCGAAGGTTCCCGAGAAGTAA
- a CDS encoding excinuclease ABC subunit UvrC → MSDPSPTTDSNASSEANNARDVSSLLRAKIRALPKTPGVYLMKDAQGRVIYIGKAKNLRSRVGSYFVKGAESDPRIRDWIGEVVDLDHLDADSEVDALLMEARLIKDIQPRHNADLKDDKSFPYLQITTGEDFPRVNFTREPRDRGVKLYGPFPRAKGLRGAIQVLQRIFKFRTCSLDIDEDDPRWRWFRPCLLHSINQCTAPCNLRIDKETYKKDIRRLRLFLEGKKDVVLREMEDEMKEASKALQFEKAARLRDELKALQNLNLRGNLEDHAQPEVFYQDPKKGLRGLQKVLNLPTTPRTIHGVDIAHLGGTETVGSLVTFIDGLPFKPGYRRYKIKSVKGIDDYASIREVVSRRIQGLQERDEPFPDIFLIDGGKGQLNAALDAFKALEVEVPTLISLAKQEEEIYVPGRPDPIVLSRRSFALRLLQYVRDESHRFAQHYHHMLRSKRTLGNDASD, encoded by the coding sequence ATGTCCGACCCCTCGCCGACAACCGACTCGAACGCTTCTTCAGAGGCGAACAACGCCAGGGATGTTTCCTCTCTCCTGCGTGCCAAAATCCGTGCCCTTCCGAAGACGCCCGGCGTCTATCTGATGAAGGACGCCCAGGGACGCGTCATTTACATTGGCAAGGCCAAGAACCTCCGCAGCCGGGTCGGCTCGTACTTCGTCAAGGGGGCCGAGTCCGACCCTCGGATCCGCGACTGGATCGGCGAGGTGGTGGATCTCGACCATCTCGACGCCGACAGCGAGGTCGATGCCCTGCTCATGGAAGCTCGGCTCATCAAGGACATTCAGCCGAGGCACAACGCCGACCTGAAGGACGACAAGAGCTTCCCCTACCTCCAGATCACCACCGGCGAGGATTTCCCCCGCGTCAACTTCACCCGGGAACCCCGCGACCGCGGCGTGAAGCTCTACGGCCCCTTCCCCCGCGCCAAGGGGCTTCGGGGGGCCATTCAGGTGCTTCAACGTATCTTCAAGTTCCGCACCTGCTCGCTCGACATTGATGAAGATGACCCCCGATGGCGATGGTTCCGCCCCTGCCTTCTGCACTCGATCAACCAGTGCACCGCGCCCTGCAACCTCCGGATCGACAAGGAAACGTATAAAAAAGACATCCGTCGCCTCCGCCTCTTCCTCGAAGGCAAGAAGGACGTCGTCCTCCGTGAGATGGAGGACGAGATGAAGGAGGCCAGCAAGGCCCTCCAGTTCGAAAAGGCCGCCCGATTGCGCGACGAGCTGAAGGCTTTACAGAACCTCAACCTCCGCGGCAACCTCGAAGACCACGCCCAGCCCGAGGTCTTCTATCAGGATCCGAAGAAGGGGCTCCGCGGCCTCCAAAAGGTCCTGAACCTGCCGACCACCCCCCGCACGATCCACGGCGTCGACATCGCCCACCTCGGCGGCACCGAGACGGTCGGCTCGCTCGTCACATTTATCGACGGCCTCCCGTTCAAGCCCGGCTATCGGCGCTACAAGATCAAGAGCGTCAAGGGAATCGATGACTACGCCTCGATCCGCGAGGTTGTCTCCCGCCGCATCCAGGGCTTGCAGGAACGAGACGAACCCTTCCCCGACATCTTCCTCATCGATGGGGGCAAGGGACAGCTCAACGCCGCACTCGACGCCTTCAAGGCCCTTGAGGTTGAAGTCCCTACCCTGATCTCTCTCGCCAAACAGGAGGAAGAAATCTACGTCCCCGGCCGGCCCGACCCCATCGTCCTCTCGCGCCGATCGTTCGCGCTCCGCCTCCTGCAATACGTCCGGGACGAATCTCACCGCTTTGCGCAGCATTATCATCACATGTTGCGATCGAAGCGGACCCTTGGCAATGATGCGAGCGATTAA
- a CDS encoding sulfatase-like hydrolase/transferase has translation MRIMAVLLAGIAWWANPAAGADPPRRPNILWIIAEDLGPDFGCYGNEDVATPHLDALAAEGRLYRKAFSTAPVCSPSRSALATGAYQTSIGAQHHRSHRSDGYRLPEGVPLIPELLSEAGYTSVRVTSLPPEAGVGVSPKQDLNFEVPEGMWDSEEWSELEAHRPFFAQISLGEAHRPYRGGVGPEIDPERITTLPPYVADHPVARQDWADYLETLQSLDAKVGAILDLLDARGLAEDTLVCVFGDNGREDFRGKSSAFNAGCHVPLIIRWPGVIPAGTESDELVSLIDLSASALALAGVMIPESVHGVPFLQEGTPSREFVFTAKDRIEEAVDRVRTVYDGRYRYLRNFMPDRPHLIDRAYYDRTNPVRALMRDLHERGELTPEQAKVFDPSRPPEELYDLESDPFELRNLADSDDPEHREALGRLRIALDRWLIETGDLGDVPEDPAAVDLGRGGGRGRGMAGAQGAGRQGGRGRAGGPARSAPPADPGPTPPGASGPAAPAAPPERDEDEPLILSRLGMMYVGGRTVEAEGGGRRGGGRQSNVVEQAPVHVLIPSETTRDLPVVMVPGLGLTSYLYLSTPDGREGWAQIFAREGYPVYVFDEPTNAVSGFDVGPFNAVRSGRAGPETLPVLMVWSNESAWRTWGLGSEPGVPFEDTQYPVERIDQLYASFTPVVGGAGGGGGGGRRGEGDAPAAAGARGGGRFGSGVKAAGLVALLEQIGPAILVVHSASGTTGIEASRLRPDLVRGLVMVEPVGSPTDPDLVKDVFADDPFLAVFGDHFEVRRMQGRYEACLETARLVGEAGGRAEVIRLPDRGITGNTHLLMQDRNNREIAEMIIEWLGDQ, from the coding sequence ATGCGAATCATGGCCGTGTTGCTCGCAGGAATCGCCTGGTGGGCCAATCCGGCGGCCGGTGCGGACCCCCCGCGCCGACCGAACATCCTCTGGATCATCGCCGAGGACCTCGGCCCCGATTTCGGCTGCTACGGCAACGAGGACGTCGCTACACCGCATCTGGACGCCCTGGCGGCCGAGGGCCGGCTCTACCGCAAGGCCTTCTCCACGGCGCCGGTCTGCTCGCCGTCGCGCTCGGCCCTCGCCACCGGCGCCTACCAGACGAGCATCGGCGCCCAGCACCACCGTAGCCATCGCAGCGATGGGTACCGGCTCCCCGAGGGGGTCCCGCTCATCCCGGAGCTGCTGAGCGAGGCCGGCTACACCAGCGTCCGCGTTACCTCCCTACCGCCGGAAGCGGGGGTAGGCGTCTCGCCGAAGCAGGACCTGAACTTCGAGGTCCCTGAGGGGATGTGGGACTCGGAGGAGTGGTCCGAGCTCGAGGCCCATCGGCCGTTCTTCGCCCAGATCAGCCTCGGCGAGGCCCACCGCCCGTATCGCGGCGGCGTCGGCCCCGAGATCGACCCCGAGCGGATCACGACCCTGCCGCCGTACGTGGCCGACCACCCGGTCGCCCGTCAGGACTGGGCCGATTACCTGGAGACGCTTCAGTCGCTCGACGCCAAGGTCGGCGCGATCCTCGACCTCCTCGACGCCCGCGGGCTCGCCGAGGACACCCTTGTCTGCGTTTTCGGGGACAACGGTCGCGAGGACTTCCGGGGCAAGTCCTCGGCCTTCAACGCTGGTTGCCATGTGCCCCTGATCATCCGATGGCCTGGCGTGATCCCGGCCGGGACCGAGAGCGACGAGCTCGTCAGCCTGATCGACCTCTCCGCCTCGGCCCTCGCCCTGGCCGGGGTTATGATCCCCGAATCCGTCCACGGCGTCCCGTTCCTTCAGGAAGGCACGCCGTCCCGGGAGTTCGTCTTCACCGCCAAGGACCGCATCGAGGAGGCCGTCGACCGGGTCCGCACCGTCTACGACGGCCGCTATCGCTACCTCCGCAACTTCATGCCCGACCGGCCACACCTGATCGACCGGGCGTACTACGATCGAACCAACCCGGTCCGCGCCCTGATGCGGGACCTGCACGAACGCGGCGAGCTCACCCCCGAGCAAGCCAAGGTCTTCGACCCGTCCCGCCCGCCGGAGGAGCTGTACGACCTCGAGTCCGACCCCTTCGAGCTCCGCAACCTCGCCGATTCCGATGACCCCGAGCATCGGGAGGCCCTGGGGCGTCTCCGGATCGCGCTCGATCGCTGGCTCATCGAGACCGGCGACCTCGGCGACGTCCCCGAGGATCCAGCGGCGGTCGACCTCGGCCGGGGCGGCGGCCGCGGTCGGGGAATGGCCGGCGCCCAGGGAGCCGGCCGGCAGGGAGGTCGCGGGAGGGCCGGTGGACCGGCTCGGTCCGCTCCGCCGGCCGACCCAGGTCCCACGCCCCCGGGTGCCTCAGGCCCCGCGGCCCCGGCCGCGCCTCCCGAGCGGGACGAAGATGAGCCGCTGATTCTCTCAAGGCTGGGGATGATGTACGTCGGCGGCCGGACAGTCGAGGCCGAGGGCGGTGGCCGTCGGGGCGGCGGAAGGCAGTCGAACGTTGTGGAACAGGCGCCGGTGCACGTCCTGATCCCGAGCGAGACGACCCGAGATCTCCCCGTCGTGATGGTGCCGGGCCTCGGCCTGACTTCCTACCTCTATCTCAGCACGCCCGACGGCCGCGAGGGCTGGGCCCAGATCTTCGCTCGGGAGGGATATCCCGTCTATGTCTTCGACGAGCCGACCAACGCCGTCTCCGGATTCGACGTCGGCCCGTTCAACGCCGTCCGCTCGGGTCGGGCTGGGCCGGAGACGCTACCGGTCCTGATGGTCTGGTCGAACGAGTCGGCCTGGCGGACCTGGGGCCTCGGGTCGGAGCCCGGCGTGCCGTTCGAGGACACCCAGTACCCGGTCGAGCGGATCGACCAGCTCTACGCCTCGTTCACCCCAGTCGTGGGTGGGGCCGGCGGTGGCGGTGGCGGTGGCCGTCGCGGTGAGGGGGACGCCCCTGCCGCCGCCGGCGCGAGAGGAGGCGGCCGATTCGGCTCCGGCGTGAAGGCCGCCGGCCTGGTCGCCCTCCTCGAGCAGATCGGCCCGGCGATCCTGGTGGTCCACTCCGCCTCGGGCACGACCGGGATTGAGGCCTCCCGGCTCCGCCCGGACCTTGTCCGGGGCCTCGTGATGGTCGAGCCCGTCGGTAGCCCGACCGACCCGGATCTGGTGAAGGACGTGTTCGCCGACGACCCGTTCCTCGCCGTCTTCGGCGACCATTTCGAGGTGCGGAGGATGCAGGGCCGCTACGAGGCCTGCCTTGAGACGGCTCGGCTCGTCGGAGAGGCCGGCGGTCGAGCCGAGGTCATCCGACTTCCCGACCGGGGGATCACGGGCAACACTCATCTCTTGATGCAGGACCGGAATAACCGGGAGATCGCCGAGATGATCATCGAGTGGCTCGGTGATCAGTGA
- a CDS encoding sigma-70 family RNA polymerase sigma factor, translating into MTESVSTPERDDGVSEFVPLLMQHRHRLYAFIAKQLINPADVEDVFQKTSIVLWKKLPEFDRSGSFFHWACGIAFNEVRNFLTVQRRSRLHFDLELIQLLAEEAAAEDELSEARIAALRRCMAGLSERQREILRRCYMGSETITDVATRLGKERTALYKQLARLRSRLLECIRIRLAREGIGS; encoded by the coding sequence TTGACCGAGTCCGTCTCAACTCCCGAGCGGGACGACGGTGTCTCCGAGTTCGTCCCCCTCTTGATGCAGCATCGGCACCGACTCTATGCGTTCATCGCGAAGCAGCTGATCAACCCGGCCGACGTGGAGGACGTCTTTCAGAAGACCAGCATCGTCCTCTGGAAGAAGCTGCCGGAGTTCGACCGCTCCGGCAGCTTCTTCCACTGGGCTTGCGGCATCGCCTTCAACGAGGTGCGCAACTTCCTCACAGTCCAGCGGAGGAGCCGACTGCACTTCGATCTCGAGCTGATCCAGTTGCTCGCCGAGGAGGCGGCCGCCGAGGACGAGCTTTCGGAGGCACGCATCGCGGCTTTGCGGCGTTGCATGGCCGGTCTCTCCGAGCGGCAACGAGAGATCCTCCGCCGCTGCTACATGGGTTCCGAGACCATCACCGACGTGGCGACTCGACTCGGGAAAGAGCGCACCGCCCTCTACAAGCAGTTGGCCCGACTGCGGTCACGGCTGCTGGAGTGCATCCGCATCCGGCTCGCGAGGGAGGGGATCGGGTCATGA